In one window of Vulpes vulpes isolate BD-2025 chromosome 1, VulVul3, whole genome shotgun sequence DNA:
- the LOC112913775 gene encoding LOW QUALITY PROTEIN: large ribosomal subunit protein eL36-like (The sequence of the model RefSeq protein was modified relative to this genomic sequence to represent the inferred CDS: deleted 1 base in 1 codon; substituted 1 base at 1 genomic stop codon), producing MALWYPVATGLKKGHKVAKDVSKPRHSHSHQCLAKHTKFMWDMTREMCSFMPYEXRWSAMELLKVSKDKQVFKFINKRVGTHIHAKRKRELLSSILSAMKKAAAKKN from the exons ATGGCTCTGTGGTACCCCGTGGCCACAGGCCTCAAGAAGGGCCATAAGGTCGCTAAGGATGTGAGCAAACCTAGGCACAGCCACAGCCACCAGTGCCTGGCCAAGCATACTAAGTTCATGTGGGACATGACCCGAGAGATGTGCAGCTTCATGCCGTATGAGTAGCGA TGGAGTGCCATGGAGCTTCTCAAGGTGTCCAAAGACAAGCAGGTCTTCAAGTTCATCAACAAAAGGGTGGGGACACACATCCATgccaaaaggaagagagaattgcTGAGCAGCATCCTGTCAGCCATGAAGAAAGCAGCAGCCAAGAAGAACTGA